TCATGCCGCTGTAATAAAATGGGGTGCTGAATCCGACAAATTTGCCTTCGTTCGGGTTCATCCAGTAGGTAATGCAAACAGCGTCGTACCGTCCGGTTTGCAGTCCCTGGACATTGGTGGCAAAAGTGACTTCTTCGGTCCAATCTATGTTTAACCCAAGCCGTTCGCCCACCTTTGTCATTACATCCACCGCTACGCCGGAAAAAGCGCCGGTATTGGGATCTTTCATCACCGCCGGGGGAAATAGGATATAGCCGCAACGCAAGGTTTTGGACTGCATCACCCGTTCATAGGCCGACAAGGGGGTGTTAATTTTAGCGGGTTTTTTAAAGGTATTGATCAAGCCTTGCGCGGCCAATAAAATCAGCCAAATCGAAAGCGCGACCAACATAACACGGTTAAATGTTTGATTTTTCTGCATGAAACGAAGTTTTAAGCATTTGCGCGGTAAGATATTGTATACTAAAAGCATATCGGGGAAATGACAAGCGTGCTTATTCGGGTACTGATTTTATCGCTGTTGATGATGTGTATGTTGGCGCCAAATGCGCTGGCCGACCAAAATCGTTGGCAAACCGCGCGGGTC
This is a stretch of genomic DNA from Alphaproteobacteria bacterium. It encodes these proteins:
- a CDS encoding amino acid ABC transporter substrate-binding protein, with the translated sequence MLLVYNILPRKCLKLRFMQKNQTFNRVMLVALSIWLILLAAQGLINTFKKPAKINTPLSAYERVMQSKTLRCGYILFPPAVMKDPNTGAFSGVAVDVMTKVGERLGLNIDWTEEVTFATNVQGLQTGRYDAVCITYWMNPNEGKFVGFSTPFYYSGMIGAQKCDKPRDEKDWNDPNFKIALLDGSVASRVTAARFPKAGVVTLPNSADLTQLLMNVTTGKADMAFVEPFHIAEWNANNPKDKLCGSEKPLVVFPNVIAIPQGDLAFKTMIDAALTDIINSGEMDQILDKYEKYPGSFYRLAKPFR